Proteins encoded within one genomic window of Calonectris borealis chromosome 1, bCalBor7.hap1.2, whole genome shotgun sequence:
- the BBS10 gene encoding BBSome complex assembly protein BBS10 — MAWRPEPGRLAQEAAALAGAVRGALGPRGGRALVVRSTGEALLTRDGRRLLEALSLEPPTARMMAACACSHGAATGDGAKTFVMLLAGVLGGLRAAGGGLRRALRAFEAQVLERAVAQGLRRHLLSALPGPPAEAGALEALLEAYLGGRLGPGERRRLARLCGEYCRRCAPAAAPAPQVLRLLGRRFAELHAAVAGLPVASSRVLPGLILRRDFAAYCPAGGDLRAVLVTEPLRPALAGPGAEFVVDSEGQYQASLRWISRRTEALMKHLQSNKVKLLLSSVKQEEVVIYYAKLYGVSVVECLSSEEMALICEITGVSPYASFGDDIHREITETAVATFCQPLLLGSKRCVHVGFTSVCAFQPHCLILCGPVDAVNEQHAAALQGAFTMLQQLFKGVDQRVEWKAEGESQNEATGVCGWHSSATQKQIVTENIFCNSNQVSEQQLTHREGTEMQIVDSDLQGSENPACVQTNLQIPSNPISHIKEFDVATEGDGSSRDVQKLHAKCKHAGDVHENYKSDLLVDNQKNYSSAVSAAHHADTVTACERLDVGKHLEKTSCSIVPFKHGKSCASIAQDYSNSLIEAGSVLPVGGYFEILLHYYIRYYAKQFHQSEVTVISNVVADALLSIPKSLCSTTEQNSFTKFYLKAINALKKNQPLPVNEKGLELVYCKYQLVISVLHCVTELLSIDLIIGVKRPLQKIEDNDSEDEF; from the exons atGGCGTGGCGGCCGGAGCCGGGGCGGCTGGCgcaggaggcggcggcgctggcgggcgCGGTGCGCGGCGCCctggggccgcggggcgggcgggcgctggtGGTGCGGTCCACCGGCGAGGCGCTGCTCACGCGGGACGGGCGGCGCCTGCTGGAGGCGCTCAGCCTGGAGCCGCCGACGGCCAG GATGATGGCGGCCTGCGCCTGCAGCCACGGCGCCGCGACGGGGGACGGCGCCAAGACGTTCGTGATGCTGCTGGCCGGCGTGCTGGGCGGCCTGCGGGCGGCAGGCGGCGGCctgcggcgggcgctgcgggccTTCGAGGCGCAGGTGCTGGAGCGGGCCGTGGCGCAGGGCCTGCGGCGGCACCTTCTGTCGGCTCTCCCCGGGCCGCCGGCGGAGGCGGGCGCCCTGGAGGCGCTGCTGGAGGCCTACCTGGGCGGCcggctggggccgggggagcggcggcgcctGGCGCGGCTCTGCGGCGAGTACTGCCGCCGctgcgccccggccgccgcccccgccccgcaggTGCTGCGCCTCCTCGGCCGCCGCTTCGCCGAGCTGCACGCCGCCGTGGCCGGCCTGCCCGTGGCCAGCTCCAGGGTCCTGCCCGGGCTCATCCTCCGCAGGGACTTCGCGGCCTACTGCCCGGCGGGCGGCGACCTGCGGGCCGTGCTCGTCACCGAGCCCCTCCGGCCCGCCCTCGCTGGCCCCGGCGCCGAGTTTGTTGTCGACTCCGAGGGCCAGTACCAGGCCTCCCTGCGCTGGATCTCGAGGAGGACAGAAGCCTTAATGAAACACTTGCAGAGCAACAAGGTTAAACTGTTGCTGTCGAGCGTGAAGCAAGAGGAAGTGGTTATCTACTATGCGAAATTATACGGTGTATCTGTGGTAGAGTGCTTGTCGTCAGAAGAAATGGCCCTTATCTGTGAAATCACAGGAGTCTCGCCTTACGCATCTTTTGGTGATGACATACACAGAGAAATCACTGAAACCGCAGTGGCAACGTTttgccagcccttgctgctcgGCTCAAAGAGATGTGTTCACGTTGGCTTCACCAGCGTGTGTGCCTTTCAGCCCCATTGCCTAATTCTTTGTGGGCCGGTCGATGCTGTTAATGAGCAACATGCTGCTGCTTTACAAGGGGCATTTACAATGCTGCAGCAGCTATTTAAAGGAGTTGATCAGAGGGTGGAATGGAAAGCAGAAGGTGAGAGCCAGAATGAAGCCACAGGTGTTTGTGGCTGGCATTCTTCAGCTACTCAGAAGCAAattgtaacagaaaatattttttgtaacagTAATCAGGTTTCTGAACAACAGCTGACACACAGGGAGGGGACAGAGATGCAAATTGTAGACTCTGACTTGCAGGGAAGTGAAAATCCGGCATGTGTGCAAACAAACTTGCAAATACCCTCAAATCCCATCTCGCACATCAAAGAATTCGACGTTGCCACTGAAGGAGATGGCTCTTCGAGAGACGTACAGAAACTGCATGCAAAATGCAAGCATGCGGGTGACGTGCACGAGAACTATAAAAGTGATTTACTTGTGGACAATCAAAAGAATTACAGCAGTGCTGTATCAGCAGCACATCATGCTGATACAGTCACTGCGTGTGAACGCCTAGATGTTGGCAAACATCTAGAGAAAACAAGTTGCAGTATAGTTCCATTTAAACATGGAAAGAGTTGTGCAAGTATTGCACAGGATTATTCCAACTCCCTCATAGAAGCAGGATCAGTTTTGCCAGTAGGAGGTTACTTTGAAATCTTGTTACATTATTATATTCGGTACTATGCAAAACAGTTTCATCAGTCGGAGGTAACTGTCATATCTAATGTAGTTGCTGATGCTTTGCTAAGTATTCCGAAGTCCTTATGCAgcacaacagaacaaaacagcttTACCAAGTTCTATCTCAAAGCCATAAATGCACTCAAAAAAAATCAGCCACTGCCTGTGAACGAGAAAGGCTTAGAATTGGTGTATTGCAAATACCAGTTAGTCATTTCAGTTCTTCATTGTGTTACAGAGCTCCTCTCCATAGATTTAATAATCGGCGTTAAGCGGCCACTGCAAAAAATTGAGGATAATGACTCAGAAGATGAATTCTGA
- the OSBPL8 gene encoding oxysterol-binding protein-related protein 8 isoform X6, whose translation MADWLKIRGTLKSWTKLWCVLKPGVLLVYKTPKNGQWVGTVLLNACELIERPSKKDGFCFKLFHPLEQSIWAIKGPKGEAVGSITQPLPSSYLIIRAASESDGRCWMDALELALKCSSLLKRTMIREGKEHDLNSSADSTHVSLYGLLRANNLHSGENLPLNDSEIERHHFKDQDMYSDKSDKENDHDHEESDNDGLGKSEESDSDTSERQDDSYIDPEPIDIKETTYLEQSHEELGEAGEAAQTEVVSEENKSLIWTLLKQVRPGMDLSKVVLPTFILEPRSFLDKLSDYYYHADFLSEAALEENAYNRMKKVVKWYLSGFYKKPKGLKKPYNPILGETFRCMWIHPRTNSKTFYIAEQVSHHPPISAFYVSNRKDGFCLSGSILAKSKFYGNSLSAILDGEGRLTFLNRGEDYVMTMPYAHCKGILYGTMTLELGGTVNITCEKTGYSATIEFKLKPFLGNNDSVNQISGKIKLGKEVLAILEGHWDSEVTISDKKTDVSETFWNPTSDIKQRRLPRYTVKFEEQDDFESEKLWQQVTRAINNKDQTEATQEKYVLEEAQRKSAKERKLKGEEWTCKLFDQDSVTGEWHYKYADTRPWDPLNDMIQFEKDGTIQTKVRHRTPMVNVPKIKRKPAGQKKGECGFSSPEPDNQDSSGSEAQLLKHNTRIRKKGADLGELQSAIESIKETQEDIKRDIMALRNRVTSNSPPVDYHFLQFKHYVFILLVVLLQLIINFLFK comes from the exons GGTCCCAAAGGCGAAGCAGTTGGTTCTATAACTCAGCCATTGCCCAGCAGTTATTTGATCATCCGAGCCGCTTCAGAATCAGATG GCAGGTGTTGGATGGATGCTTTGGAGCTGGCACTGAAATGTTCAAGTCTGCTTAAACGTACAATGATTAGAGAAGGTAAAGAACATGATTTGAACTCTTCAGCAGACAGTACTCACGTCTCTCTCTATGGTCTGCTTCGTGCTAACAACTTGCACAGTGGAGAAAACTTACC GTTAAATGACAGTGAAATTGAAAGGCATCACTTTAAAGATCAAGATATGTACTCTGACAAATCTGATAAGGAAAACGACCATGACCACGAGGAATCTGATAATGATGGATTGGGGAAAAGCGAAGAAAGTGATAGCGACACTTCGGAGCGACAGGATGATTCTTACATTGATCCAGAACCAATTGATATCAAGGAAACTACTTATTTAGAACAGAGTCATGAAGAACTTGGGGAG GCAGGGGAGGCTGCTCAGACAGAAGTAgtgtcagaagaaaacaaaagtctgatTTGGACACTGCTGAAGCAAGTCAGGCCAGGAATGGACTTGTCCAAGGTTGTACTGCCTACATTTATCTTGGAACCTCGTTCTTTCCTGGACAAGCTGTCTGATTACTACTACCATGCAGACTTTCTGTCCGA AGCTGCTCTTGAAGAGAATGCTTACAACCGCATGAAAAAAGTAGTGAAGTGGTATTTGTCGGGATTCTACAAAAAGCCAAAG GGACTAAAAAAGCCATACAATCCTATACTTGGTGAGACTTTCCGCTGCATGTGGATTCATCCAAGGACAAATAGCAAGACTTTTTACATTGCAGAACAG GTATCCCATCATCCTCCAATATCTGCCTTCTATGTTAGCAACCGCAAGGATGGTTTTTGCCTTAGTGGTAGCATTCTGGCCAAATCCAAATTCTATG GGAATTCATTATCTGCCATACTAGATGGAGAAGGACGGCTAACATTCCTAAATAGGGGAGAAGATTATGTAATGACAATGCCATATGCTCATTGTAAag gaaTTCTTTATGGCACAATGACCTTAGAGCTTGGGGGAACAGTCAACATAACCTGTGAGAAAACTGGCTACAGTGCAACAATTGAATTCAAACTCAAG ccTTTTTTGGGTAACAACGACAGTGTTAACCAAATATCAGGGAAAATTAAGCTTGGCAAAGAAGTTCTGGCTATTTTGGAGGGTCACTGG GACAGTGAAGTTACTATCAGTGACAAGAAGACAGATGTTTCAGAGACTTTCTGGAACCCGACATCTGATATCAAGCAGCGTAGATTACCTAGATACACAGTGAAGTTTGAAGAGCAGGATGACTTTGAGTCAGAGAA GCTTTGGCAACAAGTGACAAgagcaataaataataaagacCAAACAGAAGCTACTCAAGAGAAATACGTTCTGGAAGAAGCTCAGAGAAAGAGTGCCAAAGAGAGGAAACTCAAGGGTGAAGAGTGGACCTGCAAGCTGTTTGATCAGGATTCAGTCACAGGAGAATGGCACTACAAATATGCCGA TACCAGACCATGGGACCCTTTGAATGATATGATCCAGTTTGAAAAAGATGGCACCATCCAAACGAAAGTTCGACATCGCACGCCAATG GTTAATGTTCCAAAAATCAAACGAAAGCCAGCCGGTCAGAAGAAAGGGGAGTGTGGTTTCTCATCCCCGGAACCTGATAACCAGGATTCCTCTGGGAGCGAAG CGCAACTTCTGAAGCATAATacaagaataaggaaaaaagggGCAGACCTTGGTGAACTGCAGAGTGCCATTGAATCTATAAAGGAAACACAAGAAGACATTAAGAG AGACATTATGGCTCTACGAAATAGAGTCACTTCTAATTCACCACCTGTGGACTACCATTTCTTGCAGTTTAAGCACTATGTCTTCATTTTACTCGTGGTTCTGCTGCAGCTTATCATTAATTTCTTGTTCAAATAG